A segment of the Corylus avellana chromosome ca2, CavTom2PMs-1.0 genome:
tcattgtGTAAAGTGTCAATTAAGACAAGACTTGCTTGAATGCAAGATCATAGTCAGACGGGTTTTTCCCCCTTAACAATCTTCATCAATGTATGTTCGAAGCAGTTGTTTAACGTAAAGAATGCTTCTGGCATGGAGTTGAATGGCACAGGTATTTCTGGTTGAAAGAAAGATATCAATGGAAAANNNNNNNNNNNNNNNNNNNNNNNNNNNNNNNNNNNNNNNNNNNNNNNNNNNNNNNNNNNNNNNNNNNNNNNNNNNNNNNNNNNNNNNNNNNNNNNNNNNNTATTGCTGGGCACATGAGGGCGTTGTTATAATATGCTTCACTTCAGGTATAAGTTCagtttgtctttttatttcctttttcttatatattttgtgGATTTTGATGtcattaaaataatttctgAAAGCATACTTTTCTAAGGAAATCTCAAAGAAAGTAATATATGTGGGTCAGTTAGAAAATGTTATTACATACTTTgcataattttttacttttcaagaacTTCCAGCAACTAAATTATAGATGGTTATCATGACTAATTTACACGGCCCTTATTGTCTTGAAATAGAAATCTGTTCTAGATAGCTGCACCCTTCCTTTCAGCTCTGTTATATGCACGCACACTGCACTATGTAGAATTCGGCATTCATAATTTTTCAGCCATTAATTGGCAACCAATGCCAAAGGCAGTGTTAAAGTTGCTCCAATGAGTATATATTTGCACAAATCTATAAATTCTGGAAGGATGTGTGAAGAACTGCCAGTGACCAGAACCATGGACATTCCAAGTACAGcattattaaaatattgtttgaGCTAATGGTAGGCGCCATCAGTGGTAAAGTTTGAGAGCTTGGTAGGGTTTCATCAGATATTAAAAGTTCGTGCTAGTATTGTCTGGGCAAAAACTTGTATGGAATACACACACCAGTTCTGGTCTGCTTAAATTTTATTCAGTCAATGGTTACTATTCTACCCAAGAATCACTTCGACAATGAAAATGAGTGacgttatcaaaaaatatatattaaactgaatcttaaatttgaataaaaatataagattaaGATTTGTAGTTGTTTGTTCTTATTGTTCTGTTATCTGCAGGTACCACCGGAAGGCCAAAGGGAATTACCTTGAGCCATACTGCTTTGATTATACAATCCCTAGCAAAAATTGCCATTGTTGGTTACAGTGAGAATGATGTATGCCTTTTCTCatgatatgcaatttttttttctttttagagttATAATAGTTTCACATACTAGCAGGGTCAAACCATTAGTACAGCTCAAGGGAGAATGACTTCTGAATCTTTGTTGTGTGGGTATTTGCAGGTTTATTTGCACACTGCACCATTGTGCCATATTGGTGGTCTTTCATCAGCCATGGCCATGCTAATGGTTGGAGGTAGCCATGTCATAATACCTAAGTTTGAGCCTAAATCAGCACTCAAAGCTGTAGAGAGATACAGAGTGACTTCTCTAATCACGGTCCCTACAATCATGGCTGATATAATTTCtttaatcaggtaaaccacagtATCCTACATATTTTGGGACAAATATTTGACGTGGTTTCTCATGTGGGTGTGTTATCTTATGCAATGTTTTAGCACAAACTATTTCAATTATGTGTTAAAATATCATGTTTATGCACTTTACAATAATAAACTTTTGTACTATATCTATACAACTAAGACATGAATTCTTTTGTCAATGTTCCTGCTTAGTTTACTCAAATTAACCCTGTCCTAACTATTTGCAGACAGTTATATAAACCCTGTTTTACTATTTTGTCTGGGCTGTCTCTTCTCAATCATCCATGTATTGCCCTTGTGCAATTTTCAAGTTCACTTTGGAATTTTATACTCTGCCCTGCCACAATACAGCTTAATGCTAgtaaattgtatttatgatgTATGCTAGTTTTCTCAGTCATTTTTGAAGGCTTTGTCAGGCAGAAGGAAACTTGGAAAGGGAAGGAGACTGTGAACAAGATATTAAACGGAGGTGGGGGACTGTCaattgaacttatcaaggatgcCACCGCATTCTTCCCAAGAGCTAAGCTTTTCTCAGCTTATGGTGGGTATCTCTTATCCCCCTTTGCTCCCCTGGGTACTTAATATGATAAGTCCTGCTTTGCAGTAATATGGAATTTACAGATCTTAGCATGTGTATGGAAGCAACTTAAAGTAAGTTGCCATCTGTAGTAACTGACTGAATTACTAGCCTCTCCCATACTGGATCAGCTTGGGTTCCTGAACAGCTAGAATTGATGTTCCATGGATGAAATAACCATAGATATTTGACAATTAGGATGTCTATCTATATTGATGAGCTTGGTCAACTAGTTGTGAACAAGGGAAATATAAACAACTTAAGGCTGAATAAGGTTACTAAAGTTTTAGCCAAGCTTGAGCTCAACCTAGACGAGTTACATCTTGCCTATAGTCCTCCTAAGCCAAGTTCAAAGAGCCAGCACTTATGTCAAACTGTCTGTATCTACATATCTCTTGAACATAAGATAGCAACTATATGAATTTCAGATATATTATTGTTGTTGGTTATTGACTCTATGAACATTAATTTACGTTTGTCCCCAAAAATTCTCTTTACActatataataattttcttgCTCTTATTCTCCCTTGTTCTGTTTAATTTGTAAAGGGATGACAGAGGCATGCTCTTCGCTAACCTTTATGACACTCTATGACCCAACAATGGAAACCTCCAGTCAGCACCTTCAGAAAGTTGCTAATACAAGATATACTTCGGTTCACCAATCACAAGGTGTTTGTGTTGGAAAGCCTGCACCCCATGTAGAATTAAAGATATGTGTAGATGGCTCTTCTCATGTTGGAAGAATTTTAACTAGAGGTCCACATGTAATGCTCAGATATTGGggtcaaattccagaaaaggcATCTGACTCCAGCAATGAAAGTTGGCTTGACACAGGTGATGTTGGGTCCATTGATGAGTATGGTAATCTATGGCTCATTGGACGAGTAAATGGTCAAATTAAGAGCGGAGGGGAGAATGTTTACCCCGAAGAGGTAAGATAagttaaattaatttctatTCTCTTTCTACATATTGAGGAAATCAATAGAAGAATAGGGAAttaataaaattactttttgcatTCTTTTGGAGTGGTCGtggaagaagcaaaaaaatgGGTCAAACGATTCACTAggattttcttttcatgcaagttacatttcttcaatttatttttttagtgttagtGGATATGTACTCCTATGTTGTTTTTACACTAGTAATAGTTGTTGTTTGGTGATGACTAGGTGGAAGCAATCCTATTACAACATCCAGGAGTGATTGGCATTGTCATTGTGGGAATTCCAGATGCTCGCCTGACAGAGATGGTTATTGCTTGTATTCAGTTGAGAGAAAATTGGTATTGGTCTGATAAAAGCTTTAAACACTCATCTGAAAATAAAGGGCTAGTTTTATCCAGTGAAATTCTTCGGCACTATTGTAGAGAAAAGAATCTAACTGGGTATGTACTTCAGATGAATGATATTGACTGCAGTACATGTCTGTGTTTGTGATGTATGTGTACTAAAATGGATGGCTAACTTAGTGTTTCCTTTTGTTCTTCCAAAGGTTCAAGATACCAAAGACATTTATTTTATGGAGAAAACCGTTTCCGGCCACAACGACCGGGAAAGTAAAAAGAGACCAAGTTCGAAGAGAAGTTATGTCTCACCTGCAATTCTTGCCTAGCAGTCTGTGACTATCTCACTTGATTGTTCAGAGTGCCATATCCAAATGTTTAGGTGAGTAATCTACCCAAATTCTACTTGGTCACTAGCACACATATCTGAAAGGACTAGCTGCTGGTTTTGAACAGTGGATGCTATAATTAgttcaattttctctttttaacttttctatATTCATGTTGTAGTTAGACTGATCTAGCAACTCCAGAAGTCTTTTTGACGATAATGTGTATTCTTTGTAATAATAAATGACCAGAGAATGGCATATTCAGCTCCATTTCTAAAGAATTAGTTTTTTCTACTAAAGCACTTATCTAGTAGTTAGGTTGAAAATCTTTAAGTGGTTCTTAAGTCTGCTAGGTTTGTGTATGAATCAGATAATCAGATGCAAGTGAGGATAAGATTCTGAAAATCTCAGTTATGTGGCGTCAGTTGATGATTGAACCTAAGGAGAATGAGGAGCATGTATAGGGTTTTATGTTGTCTTGGCTAAGGGATCTGGCAAACAAGGCTAAAGGCAGTACATAGTGATTTTAGGTCTAAAAGGAGTTCAATGCTATGATTGTGCTGTGGAATGACTTACTTTGACTGGTGGAAACATGATACAACCCGGGGTAGTGGATTagcaaaaacaacaatacaaaaatcataactcttCCTAAAACCAAGAGTCAATCAAGGAATTGAGGCAAAAGGGTTAGAAAACCAATCctcaagtgtttttttattaaactaagGCTGCATGCCAtagcatatatttatactacctagactcctaaccctaataaaacacTGAAAGAAAGCCAGTTTACGAAAAATTGTCATAGCCAGTTCGAACTAGTAAAATTTCTTCACTTGTTCAAAGTCTCATTCAAACTGAAATTGGCACGATCCATTCTGCCAAGGCTTGTTCTAAAGCTCGTTCGAACTGATCTTGGAACGAGCTATTATGTCTAGCTTTTTCAATCTTCTCTTTTTAGGTAGCTTTGACCTTGTAAACATTGAAATtagcaaaattttataaaacatgactttgtaggcATTCGAATCAACTTTCTAACACCACCAAGCTTGCCATCCGACTTCAAAATCATGAGATGCGAACTTTTTTTCTAAGACTAGTATGATGGAAAACCGCCATGCATCAAAATAGCACCTGCTCTTGTTGGTAAAGTGGTACTTTGCGCACATTAAGTACATAGTAATActagaaatcatatttttatcctacaactaTCATACTAACGTGGTAGTCTCAACTAATACTATGATCGttcttttctaaaataaataaaaaaataataataataaagtgttAATGTTCATTTTCATGGCATCCCAATTAtataacagtttattaaatataactattctattatttgtgtgtttatatattagagaaatgctagatataACATCCATCCAACACGGCTGACGTACACTCTCAACTAACGCTTGAATTAAtctttgtaaaataataataaataaataaaagattcaATAGTTGATTTGGAGTGCCATGTCCACATTATTGGACAAttatataagataaaaatatactatctAGCATTAATCTATATATAgacacaaataaatatacacaCATGCTAACAAGATTGAATGCTCAAATCCTTCACAAGccaacatacatttttttttttttcatctattcAATGTTGGGGAAGGGGAAAgggaaattacaaaaaataaataaaacacaaagacgACAGAGTTTTCCAAATAAATGACCTAGCACAAGCCAACATACTTGAGACCACATAAAAAACCATTCAAGTTTTCTAGGCTTACTTCTTTTAGTCATATGGTAATGAAAGTTGTCATTAATTCTATTTGGCAAAATTAATTTGTTAGTCAAGAAGTAAATGGGATTAgcagtaaaaaattattattattattattattattggtgtAAAGATTTTAATTGAGCCAACTGACACCTATCACAGGCCCCTTTTTTAGTAGGTGGGCACCTACCATAATGAAGTGAACACACTTTTTTTAGTGGGTTTAGATAATTAATGTGTTTCATTTACTGCACTCCTTACTCTAgttaatttaaccaaaaaaatatgttatgataggaatcaacattttttttaggCATGCTATACTTCCACCCATCCTTTTAAGAATGAAcacctctaattttttttttctttttaggtaaTGAACATCTATAATTGCCTAAACTTAACCTAGCTTTTGGATgggataatttttttagtagggGTAAAAacgcggttaacggttattggtTAAAACCGCTAATCATAACTacctaggcggttagcaattagtaactctaataaccgttaacaactttttaaaagaaaaaagaaaattaaaaaaaaaaaaaaaaacatgttattTCTATGGTAATATGAATATAtggcatcatatatatataattttaaacacaaaaacgacattgtttcatgtatttttatataggcagttagcggttttgaAAGGCGGTTTTTCCTAACTaccttcaaaagcggttagcggtagTGCGGTTAGTGTAATAAATgtccaccttttcttttttttaacatgtccgcacaagtggagggaggaggattcgaactagagatctccgctttattaggcgtgattacagccaattgagctacctcttgaggacatgtccgccttttcacccctattttttaagtttaatgagaatcttaaaattattatgattggttgcattttactataaaaaaaaaataataaataaataaaaaattttaaaatttttaaaaaaatttttaaaaaaaatctagatgTTTGTTAGAATATAGATTCTCCCCTAATTGTCTTTTGTTGGGAATGTAAATTCCCTTTAAAGATGTCGGAATCCACATTTCCTTTGCATTAGAAttcctttttttccctctaaacattttcatttttgcaATCCTCAAACCTTacaaaaactttttaattattgatctctctaaatggtatgaagCTTTTTGAgataaactcaataataaaactaTGTGGGACCGCTTTGAGCAGGGTGTTACACACACCTTGACAGTGGGTCAAATACGAtggtattttggagattttgaCCTCCTTCGTTAAGATTTTAATGGGTGAGTGACATTGCAAAGTTTTAGAACTTGAAAACTCGACATtacatatttttaaacttttaagattatgattgcaaaattgttgaaacaTCAAGAAGGTAAGTGAAACAAAGAGATAGAAGGGAATAACATAAAATATCTTTGTATATGATGTTATCAATTAAAGATGAGTGGATTTaactttatttctttaattcttttttatcgAATAACACGaagactttttttcttcattcatGCTACTATTTGGATTTCAGGGCCTTTATTTAACAATGGGCTTAGGCAACCATTTAACTAACCTAAAGCTTGAGCCAACTCTTATGTATGAAAAAATGCTAGATTCTCCGAACATGAAAGTACTCTCACATGAGAGTACCATTCTTTCTTAgtgagaaagaaagggaaaaaaaaaaacactcactATGTTGTTTGGCAATCGACCAACATTGAGAATGTACTATGTTGTCTAAATATTGTCATGTCATTGTTGAATGGCataattgaagaaaagaagggggtaaaaagaagaaggaaaaagtttTGGAGGTCCTCCAAGATTGGGCCTTCACTTCCTTTTCTAGCTTTCTTAGTTGGTAATAAAAGCTTAGGATGCCCGCGCATTCACAGGCAAAAAGCATGGTTAGTGCTTTTGTTTTGGGAAAAGTTGTACAAGGTTGAAGCCTTTGCTCCCAAGTTTCCCCAtatacacaaacacaaacatcCTTATTAACCTAGCATTGAATGAAGAACTCTTCATCTTCCATGTTTATCCACTCCTTATTAACACAANNNNNNNNNNNNNNNNNNNNNNNNNNNNNNNNNNNNNNNNNNNNNNNNNNNNNNNNNNNNNNNNNNNNNNNNNNNNNNNNNNNNNNNNNNNNNNNNNNNNacgtgtcaaaatgacacgtcaagaattgttgacgtgtcattttgacacgtcaacaattcttgacgtgtcaaattgacacgtcaataaatattgacgtgtcagtatttgacacgtcagtaaataatcagccaattatttattaattttaaaatgatgtcacatttaaatttggttcaaatttactgacgtgccaaagtgacacgtcagtaaatactgacgtgttgttttcaacacgtcagtaaatattgacgtgtaccttttaacacgtcagtaaataatttattgacgtgctacttttaacacgtcagcatttactgacgtgccaaaaaaatGTTACTGTTTGACACGTGAAGAAATGagcttttttttgtagtgtaaagGGAATTTACATTCCCAACAAAAGACAATTAGGGGAGaatcaatattctaacaaacatctagattttttttttctttttttcttttttagtaaaatgcaaccaatcataataatattttaagattctcattaatcttaaaaaataggggtgaaaaggcagacattgtcctcaagaggtagctcaattggctaggactacgcctaataaagcagagatctctagttcgaatctcctcccTCCACTTGTGCGgatatgtttaaaaaaagaaaaaaaagaaaaaagaaaaggtggacATTTATTACGCTAACTGCACCACCGCTAACCGCTTCTGATGGCGGTTAGGAAAAACCGCAtaagcggttacggttagcagctttaggttttttcaaaaccgctaaccgcctatataAAAATCCATGAAACAATGtcctttttgtgtttatatatatatgaaaatttttattttcttttaaaaagctgTTAACGGTTATTAGAGTTAATaattgctaaccgcctaggtAGTTACGATTAGCAGTTTGGTAAAGTTTAGGCAATTATGGATGTTCAttacctaaaaagaaaaaaaaaattagaggtgTTCATTCTTAAAAGGATGAGTGGAAGTATAGCATGcctaaaaaaaatgttgattcctatcataacatattttttttttggttaaattaacTAGAGTAA
Coding sequences within it:
- the LOC132169559 gene encoding 2-succinylbenzoate--CoA ligase, chloroplastic/peroxisomal-like, with product WAHEGVVIICFTSGTTGRPKGITLSHTALIIQSLAKIAIVGYSENDVYLHTAPLCHIGGLSSAMAMLMVGGSHVIIPKFEPKSALKAVERYRVTSLITVPTIMADIISLIRQKETWKGKETVNKILNGGGGLSIELIKDATAFFPRAKLFSAYGMTEACSSLTFMTLYDPTMETSSQHLQKVANTRYTSVHQSQGVCVGKPAPHVELKICVDGSSHVGRILTRGPHVMLRYWGQIPEKASDSSNESWLDTGDVGSIDEYGNLWLIGRVNGQIKSGGENVYPEEVEAILLQHPGVIGIVIVGIPDARLTEMVIACIQLRENWYWSDKSFKHSSENKGLVLSSEILRHYCREKNLTGFKIPKTFILWRKPFPATTTGKVKRDQVRREVMSHLQFLPSSL